The Pseudomonas sp. S06B 330 genome contains the following window.
CTGGTCGACGCTATGGTCATCGCTGCAGACTCGACCGCTTCCGATGAAAAAGTCGCCGAATACGAGCGTAGCGCCTGCCCGACCTGCGGTTCGTGCTCCGGCATGTTCACCGCCAACTCGATGAACTGCCTGACTGAAGCACTGGGCCTGGCCCTGCCGGGGAACGGTTCGACCCTGGCCACCCATAGCGACCGCGAACAGCTGTTCCTTCAGGCTGGCCGTACCATTGTCGACCTGTGCAAGCGTTTCTACGGCGACAATGACCAGAGCGTCTTGCCGCGCAACATCGCCAACTTCAAGGCGTTCGAGAACGCCATGATGCTCGACATCGCCATGGGCGGTTCAACCAACACCATCCTCCACCTGCTGGCCGCTGCCCAGGAAGCTGAGATCGATTTCGACTTGCGCGATATCGATCGCCTGTCGCGCAAGGTGCCGCAGTTGTGCAAGGTTGCGCCGAACATTCAGAAGTACCACATGGAAGACGTTCACCGCGCGGGTGGCATTTTCAGCATCCTCGGCTCGCTGGCCCGTGGCGGCCTGCTGCACACTGACCTGCCGACTGTGCACAGCCCGAGCATGGAAGAAGCCATCGCCAAGTGGGACATCACCCAGACCAACGACGAAGCGGTACACCACTTCTTCAAGGCAGGCCCTGCCGGTATTCCGACCCAGACCGCCTTCAGCCAGTCGACCCGCTGGCCGAGCCTGGATGACGACCGTGAAAACGGCTGCATCCGTAGCGTTGAGCACGCCTACTCGCAAGAAGGCGGCCTCGCCGTGCTGTACGGCAACATCGCGCTGGACGGTTGTGTGGTGAAGACTGCGGGTGTTGATGAGTCGATCCATGTCTTCGAGGGCAACGCCAAGATCTTCGAGAGCCAGGACAGCGCCGTGCGCGGCATCCTCGCCGATGAAGTGAAAGAAGGCGACATCGTCATCATTCGCTACGAAGGTCCGAAAGGCGGCCCGGGCATGCAGGAAATGCTCTACCCAACTTCCTACCTGAAGTCCAAAGGCCTGGGCAAAGCCTGTGCCCTGCTCACCGACGGACGCTTCTCCGGCGGCACCTCGGGCCTGTCCATCGGCCATGCGTCTCCAGAGGCCGCTGCTGGTGGCGCAATCGGTCTGGTACAGGACGGCGACAAGGTACTGATCGACATCCCTAACCGCTCGATCAACCTGTTGGTCAGCGATGAAGAGTTGGCTGCACGCCGCGTTGAACAGGACAAGAAGGGCTGGAAGCCGGTGGAAGTGCGTCCACGTAAAGTGACCACTGCACTGAAAGCCTACGCTCTGTTGGCGACCAGCGCCGACAAGGGCGCGGTACGTAACAAGGCGATGCTCGACGGGCTGTAAGCCGACGCGGCAAACAAAAAACCGGCGCCTTGAGCGCCGGTTTTTTATGCCTGTGATTTATCCACTAAACCCATCGCCGGTCAGGCTGCCCCCACAATGGCACGACAGCCACATGACCTGTGGGAGCCGGCCTTGCCGGCGATGAAATCACGCCTCGCTACCCTGCGGCTCCCTGATCTTGTACCAGGCCACATACAGCGCCGGCAGGAATAGCAACGTCAGCAAGGTGGCAACGATGATCCCGCCGATCATCGCGTAGGCCATCGGCCCCCAGAACACTTCGCGGGCGATCGGAATCATGCCCAGGCTCGCCGCCGCCGCAGTGAGCAGGATCGGTCGCCGACGATGGTTGGTGGCCTCAAGCACCGCCGCCCAAGGTGAAAAGCCCTGGGCCTCGTACTCGTCGATTTGGGTGACCAGAATCACCGAGTTGCGGATGATGATGCCGATCAGCGCGAGAATCCCCAGGATCGCCACAAAGCCCATTGGCGTTCCCGTCGGTACCAGCGCCAGCACTACCCCGATAAGCCCCAACGGCGCCACGCTGACCACCAGGAACAGCTTCTGCACGCTTTGCAGCTGAATCATCAGGAAGGTGCCCATCAAGAACAGCATCAGCGGGATAACCTTAGCGATCGGCCCCTGCGCCTTGCCACTCTCTTCCACGGTACCGCCAGTTTCCACGTAATAGCCCACTGGCAGCTTGCTGGCGAAATCGTCGATTTCAGGCTTGAGCTGATCGACCAGATCGGTCGGCTGGATCTCGCCACGCACCGAGGCCTTGATGGTGATGGTTGGTTTGCGGTCGCGACGCCACACCAAAGGCTGCTCCAGCTCGTAACGCACAGTGGCGAAGGCCAGCAGTGGGATCGACGTGCCGTTAGGCGTGACGATCTGCAGGTTCTGCAAGGTCTGCGGCGAACCACGTTCGGCATCTTCGGCGCGCGCCACGACATCGATCAGGTAGATGTTGTCATTCACCTCGGTAATCGGCGCGCCGGTGACGATGCTGTTCATCACCTGAGCCACGTCCTCGGACGACAGGCCGAGCTGACGCGCCTTGTCCTGGGCGATCTCAACCCTCAGTACCTTGCCCGGCTCGTTCCAGTCGTAAATCATCTCGCCGATATGCTCGTTGCGATCAAGCAGGGACGCCAGGGCAATGGCGTGCTTGCGCACTTCGTCGATGTCCTTGCCACTGACCCGGTACTGGATCGGCCGCCCTACCGGCGGGCCCATTTCCAGCGACTGGACGTTGGTGCCGATGCCGACGAAGTCCTCACGCAGGCGCTTGGTCAAACGCTTCATCAGCGTCTCACGGGATTCGAAGCCCTTACTGACGATGACCAACTGAGCGTAGTACGGGTTCTGCAGTTGCTGATCCAGTGGCAGGTAGAAACGAATCGCCCCCTGACCGATATAGGTACTCCAGCGCACGATATCCGGGTCGCCCTTGAGCGTCGCTTCAAGCTTGTCCACCGCCTTGCGGGTTTCCTCGATCGAGGCGTTTTGCGGCAAGTTGAGGTCGACGAGGATTTCCGGACGGTCCGAAGACGGGAAAAACTGGTTTTGCACAAAGCGCATGCAGAACACTGCCAGCACAAACAGCAGCACCGTGCCAATGATGGTCAGCCAGCGATTGCGCATGCACCACAGCAGACTGTGCTCGAACGCCTTGCCAACCCGTCCGGGTTCTTCGTTGTGCGGTTTGACCTTGGTACTGAGGATATGTACGCCCAGTACCGGGGCAAACAGAACCGCCACCACCCAGGACACCAACAAGGCCGCGGCAATCACCGCAAACAAGGTGTAGGTGTATTCGCCCGCCGAGCTGGCGTTAAGGCCGATCGGCACGAAGCCGGCCACTGTCACCAAGGTACCGGTGAGCATCGGGAAGGCGGTCGAGGTGTAGGCAAAGGTTGCCGCCTGCTCCTTGCTTTCCCCCATTTCCAGGCGTGTGACCATCACCTCCACGGTGATCATCGCATCGTCCACCAGCAAGCCCAGGGCGATGATCAACGCACCGAGGGAAATCCGCTGCATGGTGATGCCGCTGTACTCCATGAAGATGAAGACCATGGCCAGCACCAGCGGAATCGAGCAGGCAACCACCAAGCCGGCGCGCACACCCAGGCTGATGAAGCTCACGACCAAGACGATGATCACCGCCTCGAACAACGCACTGGTAAAGCCACCCACCGCTTCTTCGACTACCACAGCCTGGTCAGACACCGTGTGCACACCAACGCCGACGGGCAATTCAGCGACCACACTGTCCATCTTTTTATGCAGGTTGGCACCAAAGGCCTGAATATTGCCGCCGGCCTTCATGCCGATGGCCAGGCCAATGGCAGGCTCGCCGTTAAAGCGGAACATCGGCGCGGGTGGATCGACATAACCACGCTGGATTTCGGCAATGTCCGCCAGGCGGAAGAAGCGATCATTGATACGCAAGTTGACCGCTTCCAGGTCCTTCTCGGAGGCGAACTGGCCCGTGGTACGCACAGAAATGCGCTCAGGCCCTGCCTCGATCACCCCGGCCGGGGTCACCGCGTTCTGCGCCTGCAACGCTTGCAGCACCTGGCGCTGATCAATACCGAAGGAGGCCATTTTGCGCGTAGAGAAGTTCAAGTACAGCACTTCATCCTGGGTGCCAATCATCTCGACTTTACCCAAGTTAGGCACTTCGCGGATCTCGGCACGTACCTGTTCGACGTAATCACGCAACTGGCGCATGGTCAGGCCGTCGGCGGTAAAGGCGTAGATCGAACCGAAGACGTCGCCGAACTCATCGTTGAACGCCGGGCCCTGAATCCCCTGAGGGAATTGGCCGCGAATGTCCTGAATCTTCTTGCGCACCTGGTACCAAATCTGCGGAATGTCCTCAGCCTTGGTGGTATCGAGCAAGTTGACGTAGACCGTCGATTCACCCGGTCGGGTATAACTTTTCACATAGTCGAGCGAGTCCAGCTCTTCGAGCTTCTTCTCGATACGATCGGTGACCTGATAGAGGGTTTCATCCTGGGTCGCCCCAGGCCACCGGGTCTGGATCACCATGGTTTTGATGGTGAACGAGGGGTCTTCTTCACGCCCCAGGTTCATGTAGGAAAACACGCCCATCAGCAAGCCGACGAACATCAGGTACCAGACAAAGGATTGGTGCTTCAGCGCCCATTCCGACAGGTTGAAGCTTCCTTTCATTGCGGGTCTTCCTCGTCGACGATGACCTTCTGGCCCGATTTGAGACTGTTCACACCCGCTGTCACCACACGCTCACCGGCCTGTACGCCAGACGCCAGCACCACGGTGCCAGGCGTGCGTTCAAGTAGCTTCACATCTCGGGTAGCTACGGTTTTTTGCTGTGGATCGACGATCCATACACGGGTCTTGCCTTCACTCTCCAGCAACGCCGACGCGGGCAGCTCGCTGCGCGGTGACACGCTGGAGGTCAAGGTGACACTGATCGCTGTGCCCAGGCGGAAGGCATTGGGTGTTTGCGCCAGGGTAAGGCGTGCGCGACGGGTACGGGTGGTGGCATCCGCCTGGGGCTCAAGCTCACGCAGCGTCGCTGCGGTGTTGATGCTCGGGTCCAATTGCGAAGCCACTAGAAACTTCAGGTCTGGGGTCAGTTGCTCGGCCAGGTAGGTAGGTAAGTCGATAACCGCTTCCTTGATCTCCGGCCGCGCCAGGGTAACCACCGCTTCACCAGCGCTGACGGTCTGCCCCGCTTCGGCCTGCCAGTTGGTGACGACTGCGGCATGATCGCTGCGCAAATCGCTGTAACTGAGTTGGTCACGTGCCTGATCGACCGCCGCCCGAGCCTGTTCCAGGGAGGCGCCGGTAGTTTTCAGATCGGTCTGCGCGATATCCAGTTGTGCTTGGGCACCAACCCCACGGTCGAACAGCTGTTGCTGGCGGCGGGCATTGGCCTGGGCGTTGATCCACAGGGCCTGGACCTTGGCCAGGTCGCCCTCGGCGGCGCGTAACTGGTTGCGCTGGTCAGTAGGGTCGAGGCTCGCCAGCACATCACCCGCTTTCACCTGACTGCCGACATCAACCCAGCGCCGGGCAATCCGACCGGGTACGCGAAAGCCCAAGGTACTTTCGAAGCGCGCCTGGATGTTCCCGGCGAAGCGCCCAAGGTTGGCCTGCACCTGAGGCTCAACGATCACCGACAATACCGGGCGAACCGGATCCGGTGCCGCCGTCTCTTTTCCGCAACCAACCAATAGCAGAACACTGCCCAAAACAAGGGGAAGATATTTCATCGAGGCACCCCGATGTCCTTGAGCGGCGCAACTTCAACCTGCATGCCCGGATTGAGCAACTGCCCACCTGCCACCACCACTGTTTCCCCTCCCTTGAGGCCTTCGCCCACCACCACTTTTGAGGTGAGATAACGAATGACCTGAACCTTGCGCAAACTGACCTTGTTGCCTTCCCCCACCAACCATACGGCAGGATCGTGCAAGTCCTTGGTCAGGGCCGACCACGGCAGTTCGACGCTTGGCTTGCCCTGGACATTACCGGTGGCAGTGACCGGTGAGCCCAACTCCATACCCGGCGGTACATCGCGTAACGCCACCTTCACCTGCACCGTGCCGCTTTGCGCCGACACTGTCGGAGTGACTTCACGCAGTTGTCCCTGCGCGGTGATTTTCGGGTTGTCGACCAGACTGACCGTGATCGATTCATGGGTTGGAGGTGCGACCAGCAAGGCTTCATAGACGTTGAACACCGCATCGCGGTCGCCATCACGGGCCAGTGTAAAAATCGGCACAGTGGCTTGTACCACCTGGCCGACCTCGGCCTGGCGCTCGGTGATTACCCCATCTGCTTCAGCCACCAGAGCGGTATAGCTCAATTGATCGCGGGCATTGGCCAACTGCGCCTGGGCCGCCTTCAAAGCGCTCTGGCTGCTGCGCAACTGCGCCTGGGCCGAGTCATATTCGCTCTGGCTGGTATAACCCTTGGGCAACAGCTTCTGTTGGCGGATAAAAGCGGCGCTGGACTGCGTCACCCGCGCCTGCTCGGCGAACACCTCAGCCTTGGCCGAGTCGAGGTTCGCTTGTAAATCCTTGGGGTCGAGTTTGGCCAACACCTGATTGGCTTTCACGTGGTCACCAACGTCGACGCTACGGGAGATGATTTTGCCGCCCACGCGAAACGACAGATCGGTCTGCACCCGCGCCTGAACGTCGCCGGTCAGGGTCACGGACGCCGCGAAATCACTGGGTTCAACATGTTGTATAGCCACTCGGGGTAGCTCGGCTTCAACAGCTTTTTTCTCGCCGCAGCCGCTCAGCACGAGCAACAATCCCAGGCTGACGATCAATACAGGACGCAATACCGTCATGCAGGCTCCTTGCATGTGCCAATTCGATATAAAGATGCGAGTGTTAGCGTAGATCAGGGTTCCATCTGCCGCATGCGACAAAGGTAATTCATTCAAGCTTTTACAATCAGAAATACTTTATATCCGCTGACCACGCAAGGACGCACTGATGCTAATCAATCTGACAGGATGCGACCTGCAACTCGATTGTGCTGGAGAAGGAATTGAGACAGACCCGAGCGGTGGGTCAAGGGATGTTCGATGAGTCGGCCTGGCATTGGCCGGAGTAGGACCACAAGGGTCCAATCGCCGGCAAGGCCGGCTCCCACAATGTCTGGTCAATGCAGTACGTGTGGGAGCTGGTCTTGCCCGCGATGGAGTCTGTCAGATCACGCCGAAACAGGCGCCGGTGCGCGACGCACGTCTGGCTGTTTCCACGAATCGGCTGCGCTTTCCTCGATAGCCTGCTGGATCGCCCGACGACGACGCTCTTCAGCCCGACGGCTGAAGTACCAGACCATGAAGGTCACCAGCGATACCGACAGCAGGATCAGACTGGCCACTGCGTTGATTTCCGGCTTCACGCCCAGACGCACCGCGGAGAAGACTTCCATCGGCAAGGTGGTCGAGCCTGGACCGGACACGAAGCTGGCCAGTACCAGGTCATCCAGCGACAGGGCGAACGACATCATGCCGCCCGCCGCCAGCGATGGTGCGATCATCGGGATGGTGATCAGGAAGAACACCTTCCACGGCCGCGCACCGAGGTCCATGGCCGCTTCTTCGATCGACAGGTCAAGCTCGCGCAGGCGCGCCGACACCACCACGGCCACATAGGCCGCACAGAAGGTGGTATGGGCAATCCAGATGGTGACAATGCCACGCTCCTGCGGCCAGCCGATCATCTGCGCCATGGCCACGAACAGCAGCAACAGCGACAGACCGGTAATCACTTCAGGCATTACCAGCGGCGCGGTGACCAGGCCACCGAACAGGGTACGGCCCTTGAAGCGCGTCACCCGGGTCAGCACGAAGGCCGCCAGGGTGCCCAGCGCCACGGCGGCGATCGCGGTGTAGCAGGCGATCTCCAGCGAGCGCATCACCGAGCCCATCAGTTGGCTGTTGTCGAGCAGGCCGACATACCACTTCACCGACCAGCCGCCCCATACCGTTACCAGTTTGGAGGCGTTGAACGAATAGATCACCAGGATCAGCATGGGCAGGTAGATGAACAACAAGCCCAGCACCAACATCAGTTTGGAGAAACTGAAACGCTTCATGCCCGGCCCTCCATCTCTTTAGCCTGACTACGGTTGAAGAGCAGGATCGGCACGATCAGGATCGCCAGCATCACCACCGCCAGGGCGGACGCCACTGGCCAGTCACGGTTGTTGAAGAACTCTTGCCAGAGCACTTTACCAATCATCAGGGTTTCCGGACCGCCGAGCAGTTCCGGGATCACGAACTCACCGACCACCGGGATAAACACCAGCATGCAGCCCGCGATGATGCCGTTCTTCGACAGCGGCACAGTGATCTTCCAGAAGCTGTTGAAGGTGCTCGAACCCAGGTCCGAGGCAGCCTCAAGCAGGCTCTGGTCGTGTTTGACCAGGTTGGCATAGAGCGGCAGGATCATGAACGGCAGGTACGAATAGACCACTCCGATATACACCGCCAGGTTGGTGTTGAGGATCTGCAGCGGTTGATCGATCAGGCCCAGCCACATCAGGAAGCTGTTGAGCAGGCCGTTGTTGCTGAGAATGCCCATCCAGGCATACACACGAATCAGGATCGCGGTCCAGGTCGGCATCATGATCAGCAGCAACAGCACCGTCTGAGTCTCTTTGCGCGCGTTGGCAATGGCATAAGCCATCGGATAGCCAATCAGCAGGCACAACAGCGTGCTGAAGAAGGCCATCTTCAACGAACCCAGGTACGCGGCGATGTACAGCTCATCCTGAGTCAACAGGCCGTAGTTGGCCATGTTCAGGACCAGCTGAATCTTGTCTTCGACGTAGCTGTAGATTTCGGTGTATGGCGGGATCGCCACGTCTGCTTCGGCAAAGCTGATCTTCAGAACGATGAAGAACGGCAGCATGAAAAACAGGAACAGCCAAATGAACGGCACGCCGATGACGACATGACGCCCCTCGGGCTTTATTCGATTGAAGGCTCGCTTGAGCTTGCGCATGTTCATGACCGCAGTACCACGCCGCTATCGTCTTCCCACCAGACGTAAACCTGGTCGTCCCAGGTTGGACGGGTGCCCTGGCGCTCGGCGTTGGCAACGAACGACTGGACGATCTTGCCGCCTGGCAGCTCGACGTAGAACACCGAATGGCCACCCAGGTAGGCGATGTCGTGAACCTTGCCGCGCGACCAGTTGTGTTCGCAGGTCGGTTGTTCGGTGGTCACCAGCATTTTTTCTGGGCGCAGGGCGTAGGTGATGCGCTTGTCTTCCACCGAGGTGGTGACACCGTGGCCGACATAGATTTTGCGCTCAAGCTCTGGGGTGGCAATGACGGCGTGGCCTTCGGCATCTTCGACCACTTCACCGTCGAACAGGTTGACGTTGCCGATGAACTCGCAGACCAGACGACTGGTTGGCGTCTCGTAGATGTCGATCGGGCTGCCGATCTGGGCAATCCAGCCCAGGTGCATGATGGCGATGCGCTGGGCCATAGTCATGGCCTCTTCCTGATCGTGGGTCACCATGACACAGGTCACACCCACGCGCTCAATGATTTGCACCAATTCCAGCTGCATCTGCGAACGTAGCTTCTTGTCCAGCGCACCCATCGGCTCATCGAGCAGCAGCAGTTTCGGACGCTTGGCCAATGAACGGGCCAGAGCGACACGCTGACGCTGGCCACCGGAAAGCTGGTGCGGCTTGCGCTTGGCGTACTGGGTCATGTGCACCAGCTTGAGCATCTCGCCAACGCGGGCATCGATCTCGGCTTTGGGCATGCGGTCCTGCTGCAGGCCGAAGGCGATGTTCTGCGCCACGGTCATGTGCGGGAACAGCGCATAGGACTGGAACATCATGTTAATCGGCCGCTCGTACGGCGGCATGTCAGTGATGTCTACGCCATCGAGGAAAATTCGCCCCTCGGTTGGTCGCTCGAAACCAGCCAGCATGCGCAACAAGGTAGATTTGCCAGAGCCGGAGCCACCGAGCAAGGCGAAGATCTCGCCCTTCTTGATTTCCAGGGACACATCGTCCACGGCGATCGTTT
Protein-coding sequences here:
- the potA gene encoding polyamine ABC transporter ATP-binding protein, with protein sequence MAVASGAYKKALEGDQQPKQVLVKIDRVTKKFDETIAVDDVSLEIKKGEIFALLGGSGSGKSTLLRMLAGFERPTEGRIFLDGVDITDMPPYERPINMMFQSYALFPHMTVAQNIAFGLQQDRMPKAEIDARVGEMLKLVHMTQYAKRKPHQLSGGQRQRVALARSLAKRPKLLLLDEPMGALDKKLRSQMQLELVQIIERVGVTCVMVTHDQEEAMTMAQRIAIMHLGWIAQIGSPIDIYETPTSRLVCEFIGNVNLFDGEVVEDAEGHAVIATPELERKIYVGHGVTTSVEDKRITYALRPEKMLVTTEQPTCEHNWSRGKVHDIAYLGGHSVFYVELPGGKIVQSFVANAERQGTRPTWDDQVYVWWEDDSGVVLRS
- the ilvD gene encoding dihydroxy-acid dehydratase yields the protein MPDYRSKTSTHGRNMAGARALWRATGMKDEDFKKPIIAIANSFTQFVPGHVHLKDLGQLVAREIERAGGVAKEFNTIAVDDGIAMGHDGMLYSLPSREIIADSVEYMVNAHCADAIVCISNCDKITPGMLMAALRLNIPVIFVSGGPMEAGKTKLASHGLDLVDAMVIAADSTASDEKVAEYERSACPTCGSCSGMFTANSMNCLTEALGLALPGNGSTLATHSDREQLFLQAGRTIVDLCKRFYGDNDQSVLPRNIANFKAFENAMMLDIAMGGSTNTILHLLAAAQEAEIDFDLRDIDRLSRKVPQLCKVAPNIQKYHMEDVHRAGGIFSILGSLARGGLLHTDLPTVHSPSMEEAIAKWDITQTNDEAVHHFFKAGPAGIPTQTAFSQSTRWPSLDDDRENGCIRSVEHAYSQEGGLAVLYGNIALDGCVVKTAGVDESIHVFEGNAKIFESQDSAVRGILADEVKEGDIVIIRYEGPKGGPGMQEMLYPTSYLKSKGLGKACALLTDGRFSGGTSGLSIGHASPEAAAGGAIGLVQDGDKVLIDIPNRSINLLVSDEELAARRVEQDKKGWKPVEVRPRKVTTALKAYALLATSADKGAVRNKAMLDGL
- a CDS encoding efflux RND transporter periplasmic adaptor subunit; protein product: MTVLRPVLIVSLGLLLVLSGCGEKKAVEAELPRVAIQHVEPSDFAASVTLTGDVQARVQTDLSFRVGGKIISRSVDVGDHVKANQVLAKLDPKDLQANLDSAKAEVFAEQARVTQSSAAFIRQQKLLPKGYTSQSEYDSAQAQLRSSQSALKAAQAQLANARDQLSYTALVAEADGVITERQAEVGQVVQATVPIFTLARDGDRDAVFNVYEALLVAPPTHESITVSLVDNPKITAQGQLREVTPTVSAQSGTVQVKVALRDVPPGMELGSPVTATGNVQGKPSVELPWSALTKDLHDPAVWLVGEGNKVSLRKVQVIRYLTSKVVVGEGLKGGETVVVAGGQLLNPGMQVEVAPLKDIGVPR
- a CDS encoding ABC transporter permease subunit, translated to MKRFSFSKLMLVLGLLFIYLPMLILVIYSFNASKLVTVWGGWSVKWYVGLLDNSQLMGSVMRSLEIACYTAIAAVALGTLAAFVLTRVTRFKGRTLFGGLVTAPLVMPEVITGLSLLLLFVAMAQMIGWPQERGIVTIWIAHTTFCAAYVAVVVSARLRELDLSIEEAAMDLGARPWKVFFLITIPMIAPSLAAGGMMSFALSLDDLVLASFVSGPGSTTLPMEVFSAVRLGVKPEINAVASLILLSVSLVTFMVWYFSRRAEERRRRAIQQAIEESAADSWKQPDVRRAPAPVSA
- a CDS encoding ABC transporter permease subunit is translated as MNMRKLKRAFNRIKPEGRHVVIGVPFIWLFLFFMLPFFIVLKISFAEADVAIPPYTEIYSYVEDKIQLVLNMANYGLLTQDELYIAAYLGSLKMAFFSTLLCLLIGYPMAYAIANARKETQTVLLLLIMMPTWTAILIRVYAWMGILSNNGLLNSFLMWLGLIDQPLQILNTNLAVYIGVVYSYLPFMILPLYANLVKHDQSLLEAASDLGSSTFNSFWKITVPLSKNGIIAGCMLVFIPVVGEFVIPELLGGPETLMIGKVLWQEFFNNRDWPVASALAVVMLAILIVPILLFNRSQAKEMEGRA
- a CDS encoding efflux RND transporter permease subunit; the encoded protein is MKGSFNLSEWALKHQSFVWYLMFVGLLMGVFSYMNLGREEDPSFTIKTMVIQTRWPGATQDETLYQVTDRIEKKLEELDSLDYVKSYTRPGESTVYVNLLDTTKAEDIPQIWYQVRKKIQDIRGQFPQGIQGPAFNDEFGDVFGSIYAFTADGLTMRQLRDYVEQVRAEIREVPNLGKVEMIGTQDEVLYLNFSTRKMASFGIDQRQVLQALQAQNAVTPAGVIEAGPERISVRTTGQFASEKDLEAVNLRINDRFFRLADIAEIQRGYVDPPAPMFRFNGEPAIGLAIGMKAGGNIQAFGANLHKKMDSVVAELPVGVGVHTVSDQAVVVEEAVGGFTSALFEAVIIVLVVSFISLGVRAGLVVACSIPLVLAMVFIFMEYSGITMQRISLGALIIALGLLVDDAMITVEVMVTRLEMGESKEQAATFAYTSTAFPMLTGTLVTVAGFVPIGLNASSAGEYTYTLFAVIAAALLVSWVVAVLFAPVLGVHILSTKVKPHNEEPGRVGKAFEHSLLWCMRNRWLTIIGTVLLFVLAVFCMRFVQNQFFPSSDRPEILVDLNLPQNASIEETRKAVDKLEATLKGDPDIVRWSTYIGQGAIRFYLPLDQQLQNPYYAQLVIVSKGFESRETLMKRLTKRLREDFVGIGTNVQSLEMGPPVGRPIQYRVSGKDIDEVRKHAIALASLLDRNEHIGEMIYDWNEPGKVLRVEIAQDKARQLGLSSEDVAQVMNSIVTGAPITEVNDNIYLIDVVARAEDAERGSPQTLQNLQIVTPNGTSIPLLAFATVRYELEQPLVWRRDRKPTITIKASVRGEIQPTDLVDQLKPEIDDFASKLPVGYYVETGGTVEESGKAQGPIAKVIPLMLFLMGTFLMIQLQSVQKLFLVVSVAPLGLIGVVLALVPTGTPMGFVAILGILALIGIIIRNSVILVTQIDEYEAQGFSPWAAVLEATNHRRRPILLTAAAASLGMIPIAREVFWGPMAYAMIGGIIVATLLTLLFLPALYVAWYKIREPQGSEA
- a CDS encoding efflux RND transporter periplasmic adaptor subunit, with translation MKYLPLVLGSVLLLVGCGKETAAPDPVRPVLSVIVEPQVQANLGRFAGNIQARFESTLGFRVPGRIARRWVDVGSQVKAGDVLASLDPTDQRNQLRAAEGDLAKVQALWINAQANARRQQQLFDRGVGAQAQLDIAQTDLKTTGASLEQARAAVDQARDQLSYSDLRSDHAAVVTNWQAEAGQTVSAGEAVVTLARPEIKEAVIDLPTYLAEQLTPDLKFLVASQLDPSINTAATLRELEPQADATTRTRRARLTLAQTPNAFRLGTAISVTLTSSVSPRSELPASALLESEGKTRVWIVDPQQKTVATRDVKLLERTPGTVVLASGVQAGERVVTAGVNSLKSGQKVIVDEEDPQ